In Pedobacter sp. SL55, the following proteins share a genomic window:
- a CDS encoding PIG-L family deacetylase, whose translation MNIKTFFLAAMLLPCFVKAQMQQLNSAEIAQGIASLSVKGSVLYIAAHPDDENTRLLAYLAKEAKVRTAYLSLTRGDGGQNLIGNEQAELLGQIRTQELLAARKVDGAEQFFSRANDFGFSKTSAETFKIWGKQQILADAVWIIRKFRPDVIITRFPEDTRAGHGHHAASAIIAREAFIAAADPKQFPEQLKNGVTVWKAKRILWNTYNFGGNNTTAPDQLKMDVGTFNPLLGKNYGEIAAISRTNHKSQGFGSALQRGEAFEYFSHTAGEAAKVSLFDGINISVENKQILALLKEIQQQYKINQPSASLSDLLKLKKITVNEQQFNHQLLDEIILACAGLWAEAVVPDANYAVGDSIPVTISAIYRTSAPIKISGQLNGRNMVLQDNRLSSMKYSVKAEKSDITQPYYLKKEHPIGYYVIDEQKEIGYPENPNGLTAKVQFAIDGEKIEVSLPIFFKSTDPIKGEQYQPLVIAPKVTATLSDQAYLFVNGQPKTIEVNLKSFTKNVVGDLIPVLPAGWKSSPDKISFNFAQKGNAQLAVFTITPAANSTSAVLNLQVKIADEIESRGLKTIRYDHIPDINLFPNATAKLEVADLKIAGKRVAYIDGAGDLVSSALQQVGYELTHLNASQVLLSNLSSYDAIVIGVRFFNVNEEGKNVHAKLMDYVKNGGVLLEQYNVNNGLKSADFGPYPFRLVNKRVTEEDAKVTFIKPNHAALNQPNQITEKDFDGWIQERGLYFADDIDSKYETILRMNDTGEVANDGSLLIANYGRGKFVYTSLSFFRQLPAGCARCISFVC comes from the coding sequence ATGAACATCAAGACATTTTTTCTTGCCGCTATGTTACTGCCATGCTTTGTAAAAGCGCAAATGCAACAGTTAAATAGTGCAGAAATTGCTCAAGGTATCGCTAGTCTTTCGGTAAAAGGTAGCGTACTTTATATTGCCGCTCATCCAGATGATGAAAATACCAGATTATTGGCTTACTTAGCTAAAGAGGCCAAAGTAAGAACCGCATATTTATCATTAACCAGAGGTGATGGCGGACAAAACCTAATTGGAAATGAACAAGCAGAACTGCTGGGTCAAATTAGAACGCAAGAACTTTTAGCGGCTAGAAAAGTTGACGGTGCTGAACAGTTTTTCAGTAGAGCGAACGATTTTGGTTTTTCTAAAACTTCGGCAGAAACTTTTAAAATTTGGGGTAAACAACAGATTTTAGCGGATGCGGTTTGGATTATCCGAAAATTCAGACCAGATGTGATCATTACTCGTTTTCCGGAAGATACCAGAGCGGGGCATGGTCATCATGCTGCATCAGCAATTATTGCAAGAGAAGCTTTTATAGCTGCGGCAGATCCAAAGCAATTCCCTGAACAATTAAAAAATGGAGTAACGGTTTGGAAAGCAAAACGCATCTTGTGGAACACCTATAATTTTGGCGGAAATAATACTACTGCTCCCGATCAATTGAAAATGGATGTAGGAACCTTTAATCCTTTGTTGGGTAAAAACTACGGAGAGATTGCGGCAATCAGTCGCACCAATCATAAAAGCCAAGGTTTCGGTTCTGCGTTGCAAAGAGGGGAAGCTTTCGAATATTTTAGCCATACGGCAGGTGAGGCAGCAAAAGTTTCTTTATTCGATGGCATCAATATCTCCGTTGAAAACAAACAGATTTTGGCTTTATTAAAGGAAATTCAGCAGCAATACAAAATTAATCAGCCATCAGCATCGCTATCAGATTTGCTAAAACTCAAAAAAATAACTGTAAACGAGCAGCAATTTAATCATCAGCTATTAGATGAAATCATTTTGGCCTGCGCTGGCTTATGGGCAGAAGCAGTTGTGCCAGATGCGAATTATGCGGTGGGCGATAGCATTCCAGTAACCATAAGTGCCATCTACAGAACTTCGGCTCCGATAAAAATTAGCGGTCAGTTAAACGGCAGAAATATGGTTTTGCAAGACAATCGTCTTTCATCGATGAAGTATAGTGTAAAAGCAGAAAAATCGGATATCACTCAGCCATACTATCTCAAGAAGGAACATCCTATTGGTTATTACGTGATCGATGAACAAAAGGAAATTGGCTACCCCGAAAATCCAAATGGCTTAACTGCTAAAGTTCAGTTTGCTATTGATGGAGAAAAAATAGAAGTAAGTTTACCCATTTTCTTCAAATCCACCGATCCAATTAAAGGCGAGCAATATCAACCTTTGGTAATTGCGCCAAAAGTAACGGCAACCTTAAGCGACCAAGCTTATCTTTTCGTAAACGGTCAGCCAAAGACGATAGAAGTAAATTTAAAAAGCTTTACCAAAAATGTAGTTGGAGATTTAATCCCTGTTTTACCTGCCGGATGGAAAAGCAGTCCAGATAAAATTAGCTTCAACTTTGCGCAAAAAGGAAATGCACAATTGGCTGTCTTTACAATTACACCAGCTGCAAACTCAACATCGGCTGTGCTAAATTTGCAAGTGAAAATTGCTGACGAAATAGAAAGCAGAGGACTTAAAACTATTCGCTACGACCACATCCCCGATATCAATTTGTTTCCAAATGCTACTGCTAAACTAGAAGTTGCCGATTTGAAAATAGCGGGCAAACGTGTAGCTTACATTGATGGTGCGGGAGATTTGGTAAGCAGTGCATTGCAGCAAGTTGGTTACGAATTAACGCATTTGAATGCATCGCAAGTGTTGTTAAGTAACCTATCAAGCTACGATGCAATTGTGATTGGTGTACGTTTTTTCAATGTAAACGAAGAAGGAAAAAATGTACATGCAAAACTGATGGATTACGTTAAAAATGGCGGTGTTTTGTTGGAACAGTACAATGTTAACAATGGCTTAAAATCAGCTGATTTTGGACCTTATCCTTTTAGGTTAGTAAACAAAAGAGTAACCGAAGAAGATGCAAAAGTTACTTTCATCAAACCTAATCATGCGGCATTAAATCAGCCAAATCAAATTACTGAAAAAGATTTTGACGGCTGGATACAAGAACGAGGTTTGTACTTTGCAGATGATATAGATTCGAAATATGAAACTATTTTAAGGATGAATGATACAGGCGAGGTGGCTAACGATGGTTCATTGCTCATTGCAAATTACGGTAGAGGGAAATTTGTTTATACTTCTTTATCGTTCTTTAGGCAGTTGCCGGCAGGGTGTGCCAGGTGCATATCGTTTGTTTGCTAA
- a CDS encoding GxxExxY protein, whose product MINEQYKYSKLTAKIIRFAMNVHSTLGNGFQEVIYQRALEIEMRLENLKFNREFEMPIFYREQHIGTRRVDFLVEGVISVELKARTVIEDVHFAQAINYLEAYNL is encoded by the coding sequence ATGATTAATGAACAGTACAAATATTCAAAGCTAACTGCAAAAATTATACGGTTTGCAATGAATGTGCACAGTACGCTTGGTAACGGATTTCAAGAAGTGATTTACCAACGAGCGTTAGAAATTGAGATGCGACTGGAAAACCTCAAATTTAATCGTGAATTTGAAATGCCTATTTTCTACAGAGAACAACATATTGGTACACGTAGAGTTGATTTTTTGGTTGAAGGCGTGATTTCTGTCGAGCTTAAGGCAAGAACAGTAATAGAGGACGTACATTTTGCACAAGCAATTAATTATTTAGAAGCCTACAATCTATAG
- a CDS encoding sodium:solute symporter — translation MSNIDWAVLISTLLGIVGYGVYKSRGTKSMDAYLLGGQSMPWYTVCLSVMATQASAITFLSAPGLAYSSGMSFVQFYFGLPLAMIVLCVTFVPIFHRLKVYTAYEYLEQRFDFKTRALTAFLFLIQRGLSTGITIYAPAIILSTILNINVTYTTLFMGGLVIFYTVFGGTKAVSYTQLLQMTIIFCGLFAAGVMVVHLLPESVGFGKAISIAGKMGRTNAIDFDFSWTNPYNVWSGIIGGFFLQLSYFGTDQSQVGRYLTGSSVGQSRLGLLMNGLVKIPMQFLILLIGVLVFTFYQYNKAPLFFNSYELSKLEKSEHKAELAQIQTKYDQLFEKKKLEVEKLDAALAKDDVTLINQQRTIVKQYDEDGKAIREELTTLMKKNDANASTNDTNYIFLSFVTEYLPKGLIGLLIAIIFLASMGSTASALNSLASTTVVDIYKRIFNKTGSDGAYVNASRWATILWGVVCIIMALFTSKIGNLIEAVNILGSFIYGTILGVFLVAFYLKKVGSKAVFYAAILAEAIVCALGFAEVVAYLWLNVIGCLAVVIIAYLIQKLFKEDTLRPAPTTNLIIVS, via the coding sequence ATGAGCAATATAGATTGGGCGGTTTTAATATCAACCCTTTTGGGAATTGTAGGCTACGGCGTTTATAAAAGTCGCGGGACTAAGAGCATGGATGCCTATTTATTGGGCGGACAAAGTATGCCTTGGTACACGGTTTGCCTTTCGGTAATGGCTACGCAAGCCAGTGCCATTACTTTCCTTTCTGCACCAGGTTTGGCTTATTCTTCAGGGATGAGTTTTGTGCAGTTTTACTTTGGTTTGCCATTGGCGATGATTGTGTTGTGCGTTACCTTTGTGCCTATTTTCCACAGGTTGAAGGTGTACACGGCTTACGAATATTTAGAGCAGAGGTTTGATTTTAAAACTCGTGCGCTAACCGCATTTCTATTCTTAATTCAACGTGGTTTATCTACGGGAATTACCATTTATGCACCCGCAATTATCCTTTCTACTATCTTAAATATCAACGTTACTTACACCACCTTGTTTATGGGTGGTTTAGTAATTTTTTATACCGTTTTCGGTGGAACCAAAGCCGTATCTTATACGCAATTGCTACAAATGACCATCATCTTTTGTGGCTTATTTGCTGCTGGAGTGATGGTAGTTCATCTCTTGCCAGAAAGCGTAGGTTTTGGAAAAGCCATCAGCATTGCTGGGAAAATGGGCAGAACTAACGCGATAGATTTTGATTTTAGCTGGACCAACCCTTACAATGTTTGGAGTGGTATTATCGGTGGTTTCTTTTTGCAATTATCGTATTTTGGTACCGATCAAAGTCAGGTGGGAAGGTATTTGACAGGCTCTTCTGTAGGACAAAGCCGATTGGGTTTATTGATGAATGGTTTAGTTAAAATCCCAATGCAGTTTTTGATATTGCTGATTGGTGTACTGGTTTTTACCTTCTATCAGTACAATAAAGCGCCGCTTTTTTTCAATAGTTACGAGCTGAGCAAACTCGAAAAAAGCGAACATAAGGCAGAGCTGGCTCAAATCCAAACTAAATACGATCAGCTTTTTGAAAAGAAGAAGCTAGAGGTAGAAAAGTTGGATGCGGCTTTAGCCAAAGACGATGTAACTTTAATAAACCAACAACGTACCATAGTTAAACAATACGACGAAGATGGCAAAGCAATCAGAGAGGAGTTAACTACCTTGATGAAAAAGAATGATGCCAATGCTTCTACAAATGATACCAATTACATCTTTTTAAGCTTTGTAACGGAATATCTACCCAAAGGCTTGATAGGATTATTGATTGCGATTATTTTCTTGGCATCGATGGGTTCTACAGCAAGTGCTTTGAACTCTTTGGCTTCTACCACCGTGGTGGATATTTATAAGCGTATTTTTAACAAAACTGGGAGTGATGGTGCTTATGTAAATGCATCTAGGTGGGCAACCATTTTATGGGGCGTGGTTTGCATTATAATGGCGTTGTTTACCAGTAAAATTGGAAACTTGATAGAAGCTGTAAACATTTTAGGTTCGTTTATTTATGGAACGATTTTAGGTGTCTTTCTAGTAGCTTTTTATTTGAAGAAGGTCGGTAGTAAAGCGGTGTTTTATGCGGCTATTTTGGCAGAAGCTATTGTTTGTGCTTTAGGTTTTGCGGAAGTTGTAGCCTATTTATGGCTCAACGTAATTGGCTGTTTAGCTGTAGTGATTATTGCTTATCTGATACAGAAGTTATTTAAAGAAGATACTTTGAGACCTGCTCCAACAACGAACTTAATAATTGTTTCTTGA
- a CDS encoding 2-oxo acid dehydrogenase subunit E2, with product MAEVISMPKMSDTMTEGVLAKWHKKVGDKIKSGDVLAEVETDKATMDMESYWDGTLLYIGVEEGQAVPIDALMAIVGKEGEDYKELLEAAKGGAAKAEEPKVEEKKEEAAPAQGGGLSEAELSAKGITVIRMPLLSDTMTEGVIAEWHKKVGDKVKDDDILADVETDKATMEVMGYATGTLLHVGIQKGEAAKVNGIIAIVGPEGTDVSAILAGGDAPAAPKSESKEEPKAESKTEAPKEEEKAQVAASSNGGRIIASPLAKKIAKDKGIDLAQVAGSAEGGRIIKKDIENFKPSAAAAKADAPAASSEKAAAAPVIPTYVGEEKYTEKPVSQMRKVIAKRLGESLFTAPHFYLTISIDMDNAMAARTQINTVAPVKVSFNDIVIKAVAVALKKHPAVNSSWGGDKIRFNEHTNIGVAMAVEDGLLVPVVRFADGKSLSHISAEVKEYGAKAKAKKLQPSDWEGSTFTVSNLGMFGIDEFTSIINSPDGAILSVGAIQAVPVVKNGAVVPGNVMKLTLGCDHRVVDGATGAAFLQTLKQLLEAPVTLLA from the coding sequence ATGGCTGAAGTAATTAGCATGCCTAAAATGAGCGACACCATGACCGAAGGGGTTTTGGCAAAGTGGCACAAAAAAGTAGGCGATAAAATTAAAAGTGGCGATGTTTTAGCAGAAGTTGAAACAGATAAAGCAACCATGGACATGGAGTCTTATTGGGATGGCACTTTATTATATATTGGTGTAGAAGAAGGTCAAGCAGTTCCAATTGATGCCCTAATGGCAATTGTTGGAAAAGAAGGCGAAGACTATAAAGAACTATTAGAAGCTGCTAAAGGTGGCGCTGCAAAAGCAGAAGAACCTAAAGTTGAAGAGAAAAAAGAAGAAGCGGCTCCAGCGCAAGGTGGTGGTTTAAGCGAAGCGGAACTTTCTGCAAAAGGAATTACAGTAATTCGTATGCCTTTGTTAAGCGATACCATGACTGAAGGCGTAATTGCTGAATGGCATAAAAAAGTAGGCGATAAAGTAAAAGACGACGATATCTTGGCTGACGTAGAAACTGATAAAGCGACTATGGAAGTAATGGGTTACGCAACTGGAACTTTATTACACGTTGGTATACAAAAAGGCGAAGCTGCTAAAGTAAATGGCATTATCGCTATCGTTGGGCCAGAAGGAACCGACGTAAGTGCTATTTTAGCTGGTGGCGATGCTCCTGCTGCTCCGAAATCGGAAAGCAAAGAAGAGCCTAAAGCAGAAAGCAAAACTGAAGCACCAAAAGAAGAAGAAAAAGCGCAAGTTGCTGCTAGCTCAAACGGTGGTCGTATCATTGCGTCGCCTTTGGCTAAGAAAATTGCAAAAGATAAAGGAATTGATTTAGCACAAGTTGCTGGTAGTGCAGAAGGTGGTCGTATAATTAAAAAAGATATCGAAAACTTTAAACCTTCGGCTGCTGCTGCTAAAGCTGATGCTCCTGCTGCTTCATCTGAAAAAGCTGCGGCGGCTCCAGTAATCCCAACTTATGTTGGCGAAGAAAAATATACCGAGAAACCTGTTTCGCAAATGCGTAAAGTAATTGCCAAACGTTTGGGCGAAAGTTTATTTACAGCTCCACATTTCTACTTAACCATTAGTATTGATATGGACAATGCCATGGCTGCTCGTACGCAAATCAACACTGTTGCGCCTGTAAAAGTATCTTTCAACGATATCGTGATTAAAGCGGTTGCTGTAGCCTTGAAAAAACACCCAGCTGTTAATTCATCATGGGGTGGCGATAAAATCCGTTTCAACGAACACACTAACATTGGTGTAGCTATGGCTGTTGAAGATGGTTTATTGGTTCCTGTAGTGCGTTTTGCTGATGGCAAATCTTTATCTCACATTTCTGCTGAGGTTAAGGAATACGGTGCTAAAGCAAAAGCTAAAAAACTACAACCGTCAGATTGGGAAGGTTCAACATTTACCGTATCTAACTTAGGTATGTTCGGTATCGATGAGTTTACTTCCATCATCAACTCTCCAGACGGAGCAATTTTATCTGTAGGTGCTATCCAAGCGGTTCCTGTAGTTAAAAATGGCGCTGTGGTACCTGGAAATGTAATGAAATTAACTCTAGGTTGCGATCACCGTGTAGTAGACGGCGCAACTGGTGCAGCTTTCTTGCAAACATTAAAGCAATTGTTAGAAGCACCTGTTACGTTACTAGCATAA
- the pdhA gene encoding pyruvate dehydrogenase (acetyl-transferring) E1 component subunit alpha, with protein MSAVEINKDTYLKWFESMLLMRKFEEKTGQLYGQQKIRGFCHLYIGQEAVVAGAISAMQKGDSMLTSYRDHAHGLALGMSANSIMAEMYGKVTGCSKGKGGSMHIFSKEHNFYGGHGIVGGQMPLGAGIAFAEKYKGTNNVNICYMGDGAVRQGALNESFNMAMLWKLPVVFVCENNGYAMGTSVERTTNMMDIYKIGLGFDMPCAPVDGMDPVAVHNAMDEAIQRARAGEGPTFLEMRTYRYRGHSMSDPAKYRTKEELEEYKAKDPIEQVREVILKEKYADEAWITEIEEKVKGIVDESVKFAEESPWPQPEELFEDIYVDKNYPFQEV; from the coding sequence ATGAGTGCAGTAGAAATTAATAAAGATACCTATTTGAAGTGGTTTGAGTCGATGTTGCTGATGCGCAAGTTCGAAGAGAAAACTGGTCAACTTTATGGTCAACAAAAAATCAGAGGTTTTTGCCATTTATATATCGGTCAAGAGGCCGTAGTTGCGGGAGCTATCTCTGCAATGCAAAAAGGCGATTCGATGCTTACTTCATATAGAGATCACGCTCATGGTTTAGCTTTAGGTATGAGTGCTAATAGCATCATGGCCGAAATGTACGGTAAAGTAACTGGCTGTTCTAAAGGCAAAGGTGGTTCAATGCACATTTTCAGTAAAGAACACAATTTCTACGGAGGTCACGGTATTGTTGGTGGTCAAATGCCACTAGGTGCTGGTATCGCTTTCGCAGAAAAATATAAAGGTACAAACAACGTAAACATCTGCTACATGGGCGATGGCGCTGTTCGTCAGGGAGCTTTAAACGAGTCGTTTAACATGGCGATGTTGTGGAAGCTTCCAGTAGTTTTTGTTTGTGAGAACAATGGTTATGCCATGGGTACTTCGGTAGAGCGTACTACTAACATGATGGACATCTACAAAATTGGTTTAGGTTTTGATATGCCATGTGCACCAGTTGATGGGATGGATCCGGTAGCAGTTCACAACGCAATGGATGAAGCGATCCAACGTGCTCGTGCTGGCGAAGGCCCAACTTTCTTAGAAATGAGAACTTACCGTTACAGAGGTCACTCAATGTCAGATCCTGCAAAGTATCGTACCAAAGAAGAATTGGAAGAGTACAAAGCAAAAGATCCAATTGAGCAAGTAAGAGAGGTTATCCTTAAAGAAAAATATGCTGATGAGGCTTGGATTACCGAAATCGAAGAAAAAGTAAAAGGTATTGTTGATGAGTCGGTAAAATTTGCGGAGGAATCTCCTTGGCCACAACCAGAAGAGTTGTTCGAAGATATTTACGTAGACAAGAACTATCCTTTCCAAGAAGTTTAA
- a CDS encoding C40 family peptidase has product MIKKFLFSTLIVLASFSATFAQTKTKEAAKVEDPDNLASQYFSQVMGVAVDATSNLKLYKFIYEWIGTPYRFGGNTKKGIDCSAFTKAIYDKVFNTSILRNSRDIFSMVNPLSKDELKEGDLVFFKIKSRSISHVGIYLGENRFAHASSSRGVVISNLNEPYYSRYFYKGGRILEPGDGAIVE; this is encoded by the coding sequence ATGATTAAAAAGTTTTTGTTTTCTACCTTAATTGTTCTCGCGTCTTTTTCGGCGACGTTTGCCCAAACTAAAACCAAAGAAGCTGCTAAAGTAGAAGATCCAGACAATTTAGCTTCGCAATATTTCTCGCAAGTAATGGGTGTTGCCGTAGATGCAACTTCAAACCTAAAATTATATAAGTTTATTTACGAATGGATTGGCACTCCTTACCGCTTTGGTGGCAACACAAAAAAAGGCATTGATTGTTCTGCTTTTACCAAAGCCATTTATGATAAGGTTTTCAATACCAGTATTCTTCGTAATTCTCGTGATATTTTTAGCATGGTAAATCCCTTGTCTAAAGACGAATTGAAAGAAGGTGATTTGGTTTTCTTTAAAATTAAGAGCCGTAGCATTTCTCATGTAGGTATTTACTTAGGCGAAAATCGTTTCGCTCATGCATCAAGCTCAAGAGGGGTAGTAATTAGCAACTTGAACGAGCCTTACTACAGTCGTTATTTTTATAAGGGCGGCCGTATTTTAGAGCCTGGAGACGGAGCAATTGTAGAATAA
- a CDS encoding CapA family protein, producing MMKKIFVLLVCVAITYLMLSCQNKPAETKQAVKTDTVNVKKLKDTISIVAVGDIMLGSAFPSKLNLPPDDAINSFKAVDTFLKGDVVFGNLEGCFLNSGNSSKCNGINPNSCYAFRMPDRYAGIFKTAGFNVLSVANNHVGDFNTRGRKNTAKILDSLQINYAGQLDKPFDLFTIDSVKYAFVAFAPNENTVDIRKIDSAKMLVKRLKEQADIVIVSFHGGGEGARFEHVTRKTEIFFRENRGNVYAFAHGVIDAGADVVLGHGPHVTRAVEVYKNKFIAYSLGNFCTYGMFSLKGPKGIAPLLQLKLNSKGDFLYADVVSVKQDKVNRLTVDKTQAAFHKIKSLTDMDFKGHGLKFENNRISLTNE from the coding sequence ATGATGAAGAAAATTTTTGTGTTACTTGTTTGTGTAGCAATTACTTATTTGATGTTGAGCTGCCAGAATAAGCCAGCGGAAACCAAACAGGCAGTAAAAACTGATACCGTTAATGTAAAGAAATTAAAAGATACCATTAGCATTGTTGCCGTGGGCGATATCATGTTGGGCTCTGCTTTTCCTAGCAAGTTAAATTTGCCGCCAGACGATGCGATAAACAGTTTTAAGGCAGTAGACACTTTCTTAAAAGGCGATGTAGTTTTCGGTAACCTAGAAGGATGTTTCCTAAACTCAGGAAATTCTTCTAAATGTAATGGCATTAACCCTAACAGCTGTTACGCTTTTAGAATGCCAGATCGTTACGCTGGTATTTTTAAAACAGCTGGTTTTAATGTGTTGAGTGTGGCCAATAACCACGTTGGAGATTTTAATACCAGAGGGAGAAAAAACACAGCCAAGATTTTAGACTCGTTGCAAATCAACTATGCCGGTCAGTTGGATAAGCCTTTTGATTTGTTTACCATCGATAGCGTGAAATATGCTTTTGTAGCTTTTGCACCAAATGAAAATACGGTAGACATCCGGAAAATTGACAGTGCAAAAATGTTGGTTAAGAGGTTGAAAGAACAGGCCGACATTGTGATTGTTTCTTTTCATGGCGGTGGCGAAGGAGCAAGGTTCGAACACGTCACTCGTAAAACGGAAATCTTTTTCAGAGAAAATCGGGGTAACGTTTATGCTTTTGCTCACGGCGTAATAGATGCCGGAGCAGATGTAGTTTTGGGACACGGACCCCACGTGACTAGGGCAGTTGAAGTATACAAGAACAAGTTTATTGCTTATAGTTTGGGCAACTTTTGTACTTATGGCATGTTTAGCTTAAAAGGCCCAAAAGGCATTGCACCTTTACTGCAACTGAAATTAAATTCCAAAGGGGATTTTCTTTATGCTGATGTAGTTTCGGTAAAGCAAGATAAAGTGAACCGTTTAACTGTAGATAAAACTCAGGCTGCATTCCATAAAATTAAATCACTAACAGATATGGATTTTAAAGGACACGGATTAAAATTTGAGAACAATAGAATATCGTTGACTAATGAATAA
- a CDS encoding SPFH domain-containing protein: MEYLGYGVLVFALIILFSSFVTVKQGTIAVITIFGKYRRLLRPGLSLKIPLIEVIHSRISIQNRSVELSFQAVTQDQANVYFKAMLLYSVLNHDEETIKNVAFKFVDSNNLMQALIRTIEGSIRAYVATQKQANVLAQRNEIVEHVKHQIDQVLESWGYHLQDLQLNDITFDEEIMRSMSRVVASNNLKAAAENEGQALLITKTKGAEADGNAIKIAATAEREAAQLRGQGIALFREEVAKGMTNAAHEMQQANLDTSVILFTMWTEAIKQFAEYSEGNVIFLDGSTEGMNNTMKQMMAMQMGQKQQADKK, from the coding sequence ATGGAATATTTAGGTTATGGCGTATTGGTATTTGCGCTCATCATTCTCTTCAGTTCTTTCGTAACTGTTAAACAAGGTACAATTGCAGTAATTACTATTTTTGGTAAATACCGACGATTGTTGCGACCAGGATTAAGTTTAAAAATCCCATTAATTGAAGTTATCCATTCTAGAATTTCCATTCAAAATCGTTCGGTAGAGCTTTCTTTTCAAGCGGTAACTCAAGATCAGGCAAACGTATATTTTAAGGCGATGCTGCTCTATTCTGTACTCAATCACGATGAAGAAACCATTAAAAATGTGGCCTTTAAATTTGTGGATTCAAATAACTTGATGCAAGCTTTAATTCGCACCATCGAGGGGTCTATCCGTGCTTATGTAGCTACGCAAAAGCAAGCAAATGTATTGGCGCAACGTAATGAAATTGTAGAACACGTAAAACATCAGATAGATCAGGTTTTAGAAAGCTGGGGATATCATTTGCAAGATTTGCAGTTGAATGACATTACTTTTGATGAAGAAATTATGCGCTCTATGAGCAGGGTAGTGGCTTCTAATAACTTAAAAGCTGCTGCAGAAAACGAAGGTCAGGCTTTGTTAATTACCAAAACTAAAGGTGCGGAAGCCGATGGTAATGCCATTAAAATTGCCGCGACAGCAGAGCGTGAAGCTGCGCAATTACGCGGGCAAGGTATTGCTTTATTTAGAGAAGAAGTAGCAAAAGGTATGACCAACGCTGCTCACGAAATGCAACAAGCCAACCTAGATACATCAGTAATTTTATTCACGATGTGGACAGAAGCCATTAAACAATTTGCAGAGTATAGCGAAGGCAATGTGATTTTCTTAGATGGCAGCACCGAAGGCATGAACAACACCATGAAGCAGATGATGGCTATGCAAATGGGGCAAAAACAGCAAGCAGATAAGAAATAG
- a CDS encoding DUF1579 family protein translates to MSKTKFEISKESGPHLRLLSLVGNWDGRTRTWFEKDVLADESPTTSKIISLLNKRFIRYEYRGIINGKTHEGLMVWGFDLGNSKCVCTWVDSFHMGTGIMYSEGVETRNGFSVTGQYDNLEWPEPWGWRTELEILNSDQFILRAYNISPTGEETKAVETINLRIDL, encoded by the coding sequence ATGAGCAAAACTAAATTCGAAATATCTAAGGAAAGCGGCCCACATTTGAGGTTGCTAAGTTTGGTGGGCAATTGGGATGGCCGCACCCGCACTTGGTTCGAGAAAGATGTACTAGCAGATGAATCGCCAACTACCAGCAAAATTATTAGCCTGTTAAATAAAAGGTTTATACGATACGAATACCGTGGCATTATTAATGGAAAAACTCACGAAGGCCTGATGGTTTGGGGCTTCGATTTGGGCAATAGCAAGTGTGTTTGCACTTGGGTTGATAGTTTCCACATGGGCACGGGCATTATGTACTCCGAAGGCGTAGAAACCCGAAATGGCTTTTCTGTAACCGGACAGTACGATAACCTAGAATGGCCAGAACCTTGGGGTTGGCGCACCGAACTCGAAATCTTGAACTCAGACCAGTTTATTTTACGTGCCTACAATATCTCGCCAACTGGCGAAGAAACCAAAGCCGTAGAAACGATAAACTTGAGGATAGACCTGTAG
- a CDS encoding thiamine pyrophosphokinase codes for MSSHHIVKEKQEPALYIHELGNFNEEYLGQLLEWSPTLIVLANEYEKVVSLGLKVDVIVGNLDAGAELQEHIRIIPQQKNGIEDAIEFLVKEKYPAVNVISKISSFDDLTCYLPDINLVLFTETSKHFAIKSGFSIWKPAGSIFLIDIIAYFEADNLMQQEEEGKFLVVEDGLVAFRFQAPYLFIGELL; via the coding sequence ATGTCGTCACATCACATTGTAAAAGAAAAACAAGAACCCGCTTTGTACATTCACGAGTTGGGAAATTTTAACGAAGAATACTTAGGCCAGTTGTTAGAGTGGAGCCCAACGTTAATTGTACTGGCAAATGAGTATGAAAAGGTTGTTTCTTTAGGCTTAAAGGTTGATGTTATAGTAGGAAATTTAGATGCTGGAGCAGAATTACAAGAGCACATTCGGATTATTCCGCAACAAAAAAACGGAATTGAAGACGCCATAGAGTTTTTGGTTAAGGAGAAGTATCCGGCAGTAAACGTAATTAGTAAAATCAGTAGTTTTGATGATTTAACTTGCTATTTGCCAGATATCAACCTTGTTTTATTTACAGAAACCAGCAAGCATTTTGCCATTAAAAGCGGCTTTAGCATTTGGAAACCAGCCGGCAGTATTTTCTTAATTGATATCATCGCTTATTTTGAGGCTGATAATTTAATGCAGCAAGAAGAAGAAGGTAAATTTTTGGTAGTAGAAGATGGTTTGGTGGCTTTTCGCTTTCAAGCGCCTTATTTGTTTATTGGGGAGTTGTTGTAA